The Urbifossiella limnaea nucleotide sequence GGTTCTCCTCGTCCACGTGCGTGCGGCTGATGAGGCCGGACAGCGGGGCGCGGACGTCGGTGTAGCCGAGTTGGATGTTGGCGGTGTGGAGCGAGGCGTCGGCCGCCTCCCGGGTGGCCTCGGCGGCCTTGAGCTCGGCCTCGTTCACCTCGAGGGTGGCCTTGGCCTTGTCGAGCTCGGTCTTGGACGCGGCGGTGCCGGCCTGGGTGAGCCGCTCCACGTCGGCGGCGGCGAGCTTGATTTGCGCCTTCCAGTTCAGGATGTCGGCGCCCGCCTTCGCCAGCTCGGCCTCGGCCTTGCGGACGGCCGTCTTGTACTCACGCGGGTCGATGGCGTACAGCTTCTCGCCGAATTTGTGCTCGTCGTCGGACGCCTCGGGGTCGGGGCCGCGGACCTCGGTGCCCTCGACGAAGTACACCTTCTTCAGGAAGCCTTTGACGCGGGCGCGGACCTCGACGGCCTTGGTAGTCTCGAGCGTGCCGTTGTACTCGTAGTACCCCAGGACGGGGGCGACGGTGGGTTTGGCGACCCCGACCTTCGGCGGCGGCGGGGGCGGTGGCGCCTCGGCGGCCTTCTTGCACCCGGGTGCGGCGGCGAGCAGTACGAGGAAGGCCACGCGACCGAGAGCGGGGGGCATACGGAACCCTGAATGCGTGGACGGACCCGCGGACGGGGAGCGAACGCCGTGCCGACGGTGAGAACGTGCGGCGGCCGCGTCATCCCCAAAGCTACGGATACCAGCGGCGTGCGGAGGTGCTTACAGCGCTGTCGCCGGCAGCCCCACGGTGCGGGTGAACCCACCTGCCGTCGTCCGCGACGGCGGATGTGCGGGCGGCGTCGGCCTTTACGGCCGACGCTCGCCGACCGGCTGGTCGGATCAAACTTTTTTATGAGTCGGTGACATGTTTCGGGAACCCGACCCCCCTTGCCCGAAACAACAATCCCGGTTCAAGCGACCTCGGTTTCTTCCTGGACTTCGGGCAGGAAGAACGACAGCACGAGCGCCAGCAGGTACGCCCCGCCGCCGACGACGGCCGCAGCCATGGCCACCTGCCGGAACGCATTCTCGGACGGCATCATCGGGGCGACGACGTTCGTCGTCAGGAACGCGGCCGAGGTGCCGACCATGCGGCCGCCGACGTTCAAGGCGAAGCTGCCGCCGGTGCCGCGGAGGTGCATCGGGAACGCCTTCGGCAGGTACTCGCCGAAGTAGCTGAACTGCGCCACCGTGCACAGCCCGCACAGGAAGATGCCGACCACGAACAGCCCCGGCTGGTCGGGGAACAGCAGGTAGTACGTCACGGGGAACATCAGCAACCCGGGCACGACGAACAGCCGCAGCAGCAACCGACCCGCGACGAAGACGACGAGTACGGCCAGCAGCACGCGGCCGGTCAGGCCGCCGAGTTCCTGCCAGAACTGAACGGTCGCGCCGCGGTTCTGCCCGGCCTTCTTCAGCTCGGCCTTGTCCTGCTTCAACTGGGCGTAGCGGGCCTTCAGGTTGTCGCCGCCCTTCATCTTGTCGTTCTCGTCGGTCACCTTCGCCAGCAGTTCCTTGCGGGCGTCGAGCACCTTGGCTTCCTTGCCGAGCTCGGCCCGTCGCTCGGAGAACTCGGGGAGGCCCGGCACGATCCGCGGAGGCGTGAGTTGCAGCGCGCCGAACGCTGCCGCGTACCCGCACGCCGAGAGCAGCGTCGAGACGAGCGTGACGCGGATGAGGCCGGGGGCGAACAGCTCGCCGAACGCCGGCCGCCGCAACGTACCCGCGGCCTTCTTCGCCGCCCACACCCGCGACTCGGGCACGAACGGCAGCAGCAGCGCGATGAACACGCCGGGCACGAGGCCGGTCAGCAGCGTGTACCGCCACGCGGCGTGCTGGTCGAACCCCTCCGGCAGGGGCAGCGCGGGGAGCGACGCGCCGTAGGCGATGGCCGCCTTGTTCACCAGCGACACGAACAGGCCGCCGACGGACGCGAACGCCAGCGTCCAGCCGATGGCCAGCTGGCGGGCCTTCTTGTCCTCGAACAGCTCGGCCAGCCACGTGACGGCGGCCACCATCTCGACGCACACGCCGATGAAGGTGGTGCAGCGGAACAGGACGAGCATCCACAGCTCGGTGCTGAACGCCGCCGCGACCGGGCTGAACGAGTAGATGAGGATGCTGCCGACCATCACCCGCTTGCGGCCGAGGCGGTCGATGAGGACGCCGCCGAGGAGGCCGAAGACGCCGCCGCAGACCGCCGCGATCCACAGCATCCGGCCGACCCACAGCGTCACCTGCTCGTTGTCGAGGTCCACCTTCAACAGCTCGCCCAGCGCCGGGGCGGCGATGACGGGGAACATCAGCAGTTCGTAGGTGTCGAAGAAGAAGCCGACGGCGGCGACGGTGAGGACGAGCCACTTGGTGACGGACGACACGGTGCGGCTCTCCGGGACGGGTGCACTGGCGGGTGCGGTGAAAGGTACGGACAACGCCCCCGCGGGCAACCGCCCCTTGCCTCCGGGCCGGCGGCCGCGGATGCTATCACGGCCCGGCCGCCGGCCGGTCCCTCCCGGAGCCCCGCATGCGCCTCCCCCACCTGGTCGCGTTCGCCGCGACCGCCCTGGCCGCGGTCCTCGCCGCCGCCCCCGCCCCCGCCGTCCAGACCGGCGACGACACCGCCGCGTTCCTCAACCCCGACAACTGGGAGGGCCGGAAGGACATCTGGACCGTCTCACCGGGCAAGGTCGTCGGCGAGACGAAGGAAGACCCGAAGTACAACACGTTCCTGTGCAGCAAGACCAAGTACGCCGACTTCGAGCTGACCTGCAAGGTGGTGCTGAAAGGCGGCGTGGGCAACAGCGGCGTTCAGATTCGCAGCGAGCGCACCGACCAGGACGGCGACAAGAACCCGTACCGCGTCCGCGGGCCGCAGGTGGACGTGGGCAAGGGGTATTGGGGCAGCCTGTACGGCGAGGGCGTCGGGGGGATGATGAAGGCGTCCGACCCGGCCAAGTTCAAGGCCGCCGTGAAGGAGGACGGCGTGAACGAGTACTACATCCTGGCGAAGGGCCACCGCATTACCATCAAGATCAACGGCGAGACGATGGTGGACCAGGACTTCCCGACGCTGCCGGGCAAGGACGCGAAGGCCGCCCCGACGGAGGGGATCATCGCCTTCCAGGCGCACGCGGGGTACGCCTCCATGCGCGTCGAGTTCAGCGACATCAAGTTCAAGAAGCTGACGAAGTAATCGGGTCGCCGCTCGGGGCGTGGCGGCTATCGCCCGCCACGCCCCGAGCGGCGGAACCGCTCACGTCCGCACGGTATCCGGGTACGCCGCCGGTACCACCGTCCGCTCCAGCCGCCGCCCCTCGCGCAGCACCACGACCGCGGCCGGGATGCCGACCGGGTGTGCCGTCAGCAGTCGGTGCAGGTCGTCCACGTCGGCGACCGGCCGGCCGGCGAAGCCGACCACCACATCCTCGATCCACAGCCCACCCGCCTGGGCTGGGGCGTCCTCCTCCAACATCACGATTTCCACGCCCGACTTCTGCTCCAGGGCGTAGCGCTGGCGAAGGTCCGGGGCCACCGGCACCTGCCGGGCGTGTAGGCCGAGGTAGCCGCGGACCACGTGGCCGTGCTTCAGCAACTGCGGCAGAATCGTCTTCGCCGTGTTTACCGGCACGGCGAAGCAGATGCCCTGAGCCGGCTGGATGACCGCGGTGTTGATGCCGACCACGCGGCCGCGGCTGTCCACGAGCGGGCCGCCGCTGTTGCCGGGGTTCAGCGCGGCGTCGGTCTGGATCACGTTGTCCACAAGGTGACCGCTGACACTTCGCAGTGTGCGGCCGAGCGCCGAGATCACGCCGGCCGTCACGGTCGATTCGAAGCCGAGCGGGCTGCCGATTGCCACCGCCAACTGCCCGACCTTCAACTTCGCCGAGTCGCCGAGCGTGGCGTGCGGAAAGCGGTCTCCCTCGACGCGGACCACGGCCAGGTCGGTCCACGGGTCGTTGCCGACGACGCGGCCGGGCAGTTCGGTGCCGTCGTGGAGTCGGACGCGCACGTCGTCGTCGCGGCCGACGACGTGGTGGTTCGTGAGGAGGAAACCGTCCGGAGCGAACAACACCCCGGAGCCGCTGCCGCCGCGGCCGCGCCGACCGACGCGGAGATTCACGACCGCCGGCCGCAGTTTCTCGGCCACGCTCACGACGGCATTCGAGAAGGCGTCGAGTGCCTCGGCATCGTCGGGCGGCGCGCCGCTATCGGCTGGGACGGGGTCGGTCCCGCCGTTGGTCACAAAATGTTGCCAGAACCGGCTCACGGCCTGCTCCCGGGTTCGCGGTGACCCATCGTAGCCGTGCGGGTCAAGCGGGCGGCGTGAAGCGGGGTAAGCTGTGCGGGTCGTGCGGCGGCGCCGCTCCGGCACCGTCCGAATCGGTGGTGCGGGCGGCGGGGGTTGCGAAGGTGGTGTCCGATGAAGGGGACGTTCGGGCCGCGGTGGCGCCGACCCGTCCGTCACGGAGGATCGACCCATGACCCTAGCCCGCAAGCTGCTCGGTCTCGCCACGGTGATCGGCGCCGCCGCCCCCGTTGCGGCGCAGTACCCGCCGCGGCCGGCGCCGCAGGGGCCGACGCGGCTCGTCTTCCCGGCCCCGCCGTGGATCACTAACGGCCCCCGTGCCGGGGTGCCGACCGGTCCGGGCGTGGTGACGCAACCGGCCCCGACGGTCGCCGAGCCGCGGCCCGCGCCGCTGCCTGCGGGGGCCGTGGTGCCGGCCACGCCAGCGATCCCGCCCGCGCCGCCGGCCGTGACACCCGCGGCGGCGACGGCCCCGCGGACCGTGCCCGGAACGGTCTCGCGGCCGGACCCGTGGCGACCCGGCACCGTGACCGTTCCGGGCACCGTGACGCCCGCGGCGACGAAGCCGCGGGAAATTCGGAGTGGGAGTGGGGCCGGCCCGGTCACGCCTGCCAGAAGCGGACCAGCTCGCGCGTCATGAAGTGCCACAGCCCGCGGGCGGCGAGCCAGCTCTTGCGGGCCTTCTCCGTCCGGCCGCGGGCCATTCTCACCACCCCCTGCAGGCACTTCCCGAGGCACTGCACCGGGGCGTCGGCAGTGACGAACAGCTTGTACACCCGCAGGGCCGCCGGCGTCGCCCCGGCCTTGCGAAAGTAGTGGACGTAGCCGATCGCCACGTTCGGGGCCGCGAAGCCGATGTTCTTGCGGCTCGACATCCGGCCGTAGTGCACCACCTCCACGTCGCCGACGTACACCAGCTCGCGCCGCCGGCCGACCTGCGTGGACAGGTCGATGTCCTCGCCGCCGAACCGGTACTGCTCGTCCCACCGGCCGCTGTCCTCGAACACCGCACGCGGCAGGAACACCGCCGCCCCCATCAGCACCTCGACCGGGCGCACGCCCTCGGGGTCGAACGAGTCGCGGCGGTAGTCGTAGTACGCCCGGCGGAACAGGCCGGTCCAGCGGAGCAGGCTGACGCGGTGGAGCAGCGCCCCGAGCGTCGGCCGGCGGCGGTAGGAGATCTGCGCGTTCCCGTCGCCGCCGCGGAGCCGCGGGCCGACCATGCCGACGGCCGGGTTCGCCTCCGCGAATTCGAGGAACTTCCGCAGCGTGTCCGGCGGGACGACGGTGTCGTTGTTCAGGAAGAAGAAGTAGCGCCCCGTGGCGAGTGCAGCCGCCTGGTTGTTCGCCTTCGAGAAGCCGCGGTTGTCCTTGTTCCGCACCAGCCGGACGCCGGGGAACTCGGCCGCGATCATGTCGGCGGCGCCGTCGGTGGAGGCGTTGTCGACGACGACGACCTCGAAGCTGACGCCCTGCGGCTGGTCGTAGAGCGACTCCAGGCAGCGGCGGAGGAGGTCGCAGCAGTTCCAGTTGGCGATGCACACCGACACGTCGACGACCGCCGGCGGCGGGGTCGCGGTGGGGACGGCGGGGAGGGCCTGCGGCATGAAGCGCGTCCTGCGGGTGCCGGGCTGCGGGCCGTGGGCGACGGCCGCCGCGGGTTTCTACCCTCCGGCGGACGTGGGTGTCAACGTGAACCGCGGGGCTGGTTTCCGGTTGCCAACCCCCGCGCGAGGGGTACGCTGACCCGGCCCCATCCCTCCCGCCCGGAGCCGCACATGAGAGCCGCTTTGTTGGTCGTACCCCTCGCCGCCGCGTTCCTGCCAGTGAGTTTCGCTGCCGACGCCCCCAAGGCGCCGGCCGGATTCGTCGCCCTGTTCAACGGCAAGGACCTGACCGGCTGGAAGGGGCACACCACGATGGCCGAGCGGGCCAGGCTCGCCCCCGAGAAGCTCGCCGAGCTCCAGGCCACGCGGTCGAAGACGGCCGCCGAGCACTGGAAGGTTGTGGACGGCGCCATCCACTGCGACGGGAAGGGCGGCGTCAGCCTCGTCACGGAGAAGGACTACGCCAACTTCGAACTGCTGCTCGACTGGAAGATCGAGGCCAAGGGCGACAGCGGCCTGTACCTCCGCGGCCAG carries:
- a CDS encoding MFS transporter, which encodes MSSVTKWLVLTVAAVGFFFDTYELLMFPVIAAPALGELLKVDLDNEQVTLWVGRMLWIAAVCGGVFGLLGGVLIDRLGRKRVMVGSILIYSFSPVAAAFSTELWMLVLFRCTTFIGVCVEMVAAVTWLAELFEDKKARQLAIGWTLAFASVGGLFVSLVNKAAIAYGASLPALPLPEGFDQHAAWRYTLLTGLVPGVFIALLLPFVPESRVWAAKKAAGTLRRPAFGELFAPGLIRVTLVSTLLSACGYAAAFGALQLTPPRIVPGLPEFSERRAELGKEAKVLDARKELLAKVTDENDKMKGGDNLKARYAQLKQDKAELKKAGQNRGATVQFWQELGGLTGRVLLAVLVVFVAGRLLLRLFVVPGLLMFPVTYYLLFPDQPGLFVVGIFLCGLCTVAQFSYFGEYLPKAFPMHLRGTGGSFALNVGGRMVGTSAAFLTTNVVAPMMPSENAFRQVAMAAAVVGGGAYLLALVLSFFLPEVQEETEVA
- a CDS encoding 3-keto-disaccharide hydrolase gives rise to the protein MRLPHLVAFAATALAAVLAAAPAPAVQTGDDTAAFLNPDNWEGRKDIWTVSPGKVVGETKEDPKYNTFLCSKTKYADFELTCKVVLKGGVGNSGVQIRSERTDQDGDKNPYRVRGPQVDVGKGYWGSLYGEGVGGMMKASDPAKFKAAVKEDGVNEYYILAKGHRITIKINGETMVDQDFPTLPGKDAKAAPTEGIIAFQAHAGYASMRVEFSDIKFKKLTK
- a CDS encoding S1C family serine protease; amino-acid sequence: MSRFWQHFVTNGGTDPVPADSGAPPDDAEALDAFSNAVVSVAEKLRPAVVNLRVGRRGRGGSGSGVLFAPDGFLLTNHHVVGRDDDVRVRLHDGTELPGRVVGNDPWTDLAVVRVEGDRFPHATLGDSAKLKVGQLAVAIGSPLGFESTVTAGVISALGRTLRSVSGHLVDNVIQTDAALNPGNSGGPLVDSRGRVVGINTAVIQPAQGICFAVPVNTAKTILPQLLKHGHVVRGYLGLHARQVPVAPDLRQRYALEQKSGVEIVMLEEDAPAQAGGLWIEDVVVGFAGRPVADVDDLHRLLTAHPVGIPAAVVVLREGRRLERTVVPAAYPDTVRT
- a CDS encoding glycosyltransferase family 2 protein → MPQALPAVPTATPPPAVVDVSVCIANWNCCDLLRRCLESLYDQPQGVSFEVVVVDNASTDGAADMIAAEFPGVRLVRNKDNRGFSKANNQAAALATGRYFFFLNNDTVVPPDTLRKFLEFAEANPAVGMVGPRLRGGDGNAQISYRRRPTLGALLHRVSLLRWTGLFRRAYYDYRRDSFDPEGVRPVEVLMGAAVFLPRAVFEDSGRWDEQYRFGGEDIDLSTQVGRRRELVYVGDVEVVHYGRMSSRKNIGFAAPNVAIGYVHYFRKAGATPAALRVYKLFVTADAPVQCLGKCLQGVVRMARGRTEKARKSWLAARGLWHFMTRELVRFWQA